From the genome of Pelomonas sp. SE-A7, one region includes:
- a CDS encoding HlyD family efflux transporter periplasmic adaptor subunit codes for MSSLAAAQVDEPLPRVMWVLYLLLAVVVSAITWAALAQVDQVSRSEGRVVPDGREQVIASLEPGILRELLVREGQQVEAGQELVRLDPTRFEAQENEGQLRRVAMLATQARLQAESSGGRLVFPAEVTAVPRLVQAETQAYQARQHLLEEALSTMDRSIALLVKEQNVSQQMAAKGLMSDVEVMRLTRQVNELRQQRSERQGRFRQEATTELVKLQSDLAMLDEQQVVRKDALTRTVLRSPVKGLVKNIRSNTIGGIVTSGAPVMEIVPIGTRLLIEARLPPKEVGFVHVGQEAVIKLAGYDFNNLGGLEGKIEQISPDAIVDGEKVAGGDNRYYRALISAERKGLKYKGDDLPVLPGMTASIEIKTGQRSVLQFLVQPMMKSRDALKER; via the coding sequence ATGAGCAGCCTGGCCGCAGCCCAGGTGGATGAACCCTTGCCGCGCGTGATGTGGGTGCTCTATCTGCTGCTGGCGGTCGTGGTGTCGGCCATCACCTGGGCGGCGCTGGCTCAGGTCGACCAGGTCAGCCGCAGCGAAGGGCGCGTCGTGCCCGATGGCCGCGAACAGGTGATCGCCAGCCTGGAGCCCGGCATCCTGCGCGAGCTGCTGGTGCGCGAAGGGCAGCAGGTCGAGGCCGGCCAGGAACTGGTGCGACTGGACCCCACGCGCTTCGAGGCGCAGGAGAACGAAGGCCAGCTGCGTCGCGTGGCCATGCTGGCCACCCAGGCCCGGCTGCAGGCCGAGTCCAGCGGCGGCCGCCTGGTCTTCCCGGCCGAGGTGACGGCCGTGCCGCGCCTGGTCCAGGCCGAGACCCAGGCCTACCAGGCTCGCCAGCATCTGCTGGAAGAGGCGCTGTCGACCATGGACCGCAGCATTGCCCTGCTGGTCAAGGAACAGAACGTGTCGCAGCAGATGGCCGCCAAGGGCCTGATGAGCGACGTCGAGGTGATGCGCCTGACCCGTCAGGTCAACGAGCTGCGCCAGCAGCGCAGCGAGCGCCAGGGCCGCTTCCGCCAGGAGGCCACGACCGAGCTGGTCAAGCTGCAAAGCGACCTGGCCATGCTGGACGAGCAGCAGGTGGTGCGCAAGGATGCGCTGACCCGCACCGTGTTGCGCTCGCCGGTCAAGGGCCTGGTCAAGAACATCCGCAGCAACACCATAGGCGGCATCGTCACCAGCGGTGCGCCGGTGATGGAAATCGTGCCCATCGGTACCCGCTTGCTGATCGAGGCACGCTTGCCGCCCAAGGAAGTCGGCTTCGTCCATGTGGGCCAGGAGGCGGTGATCAAGCTGGCCGGCTACGACTTCAACAACCTCGGTGGGCTTGAAGGCAAGATCGAGCAGATCAGCCCCGACGCCATCGTCGACGGCGAGAAAGTGGCCGGCGGCGACAACCGCTACTACCGCGCCCTGATCAGCGCCGAGCGCAAGGGCCTCAAGTACAAGGGCGACGACCTGCCGGTGCTGCCCGGCATGACGGCCAGCATCGAGATCAAGACCGGCCAGCGCTCGGTGCTGCAGTTCCTGGTGCAGCCGATGATGAAGTCGCGCGACGCGCTCAAGGAGCGCTGA
- a CDS encoding type I secretion system permease/ATPase, whose protein sequence is MPQRHDPFFDGPAKGAGGLYLAADGSEAPPTPEPRADDAAAELGDPLLQALVWLTQHHGKPRSAASLRAGSAFNGVLAPDQAMRMMREAGYEAGLLRRSIAEISPLVLPAVMLLNGGDACVLVRKLEGGEFEVVFPGPEAKACRVTGADLESEYSGFVMLVSPQEQPRANARNSLLLRDSGSHWLWGTLKRFIPYYRGAMLAALLSNVLMLASGLVTSVVYDKVIPHHDAMATLWTLAIGAGLALLFDLFARQLRAHLIDLAGRKADLIIGSKLFRQTVGVRMEHKPSSAGGYAHYLGQIEVVRDFFTSASMSVVSDLPFIAVFIAMTFVIGGPLGWVVALAVPLLIALTLGMQSYLRRAVRTNMAEQAELQGSLVEVIEGLEDLKTSGAEGRFQHSYEVSNAVAAESGLKMRTMHALSSNLTMTLQQAITLVMLIWGVYLIQDKTISSGALIGAIMFAGRAIAPLGSVVSLAARYQSARAAMQSIDDMMARPVERESDKNYVPLTGYTGRLGLREVGFAYPPTGGTPSPKVLKTVNMKIDAGERIAVLGRIGSGKSTVLRLLAGLYQPTEGMVEVDGIDLRQIDPAEFRAKVGFVSQEPRLFHGSLRENVAMGRSEIDSARLVEVARLTGLDRVVASHPQGWDLPVGEMGSLLSGGQRQMVALARALVNRPQLLLMDEPTSSMDAQSEILFLRQLREAIQGCTLIVVTHRPAVLELVSRIAVLDAGKLVLDGPRDQVLAALSGARPAPAEAAASSNLHMHPASQPVQRSPSV, encoded by the coding sequence GTGCCGCAGCGCCACGACCCCTTCTTCGACGGACCCGCCAAGGGCGCCGGCGGCCTGTATCTGGCCGCCGACGGCTCCGAAGCGCCGCCGACGCCTGAGCCGCGGGCCGACGACGCGGCGGCCGAGCTGGGCGATCCGCTGCTGCAGGCCCTGGTCTGGCTGACCCAGCACCATGGCAAGCCGCGCTCGGCGGCCTCGTTGCGTGCCGGCTCGGCCTTCAACGGCGTGCTGGCCCCCGACCAGGCCATGCGCATGATGCGTGAGGCCGGCTATGAGGCCGGCCTGCTGCGCCGCTCCATCGCCGAGATCAGCCCCCTGGTGTTGCCAGCGGTCATGCTGCTCAACGGTGGCGATGCCTGCGTGCTGGTGCGCAAGCTCGAGGGCGGCGAATTCGAGGTCGTGTTCCCGGGGCCCGAGGCCAAGGCCTGCCGTGTGACGGGGGCCGACCTGGAGAGCGAGTACAGCGGCTTCGTCATGCTCGTTTCGCCGCAGGAGCAGCCGCGCGCCAATGCGCGCAACAGCCTGCTGCTGCGCGACAGCGGCAGCCACTGGCTGTGGGGCACGCTCAAGCGCTTCATCCCCTATTACCGCGGCGCCATGCTGGCGGCCCTGCTTAGCAATGTGCTGATGCTGGCCTCGGGCCTGGTGACCTCGGTGGTCTACGACAAGGTGATTCCGCACCACGACGCCATGGCCACGCTGTGGACCCTGGCCATCGGTGCCGGCCTGGCCCTGCTGTTCGACTTGTTCGCCCGCCAACTGCGCGCCCACCTGATCGACCTGGCCGGCCGCAAGGCCGACCTGATCATCGGCTCCAAGCTGTTCCGCCAGACCGTGGGCGTGCGCATGGAACACAAGCCGAGTTCCGCCGGCGGCTATGCCCACTACCTGGGCCAGATCGAGGTGGTGCGCGACTTCTTCACCTCGGCGTCGATGTCGGTGGTGTCCGATCTTCCCTTCATCGCGGTCTTCATCGCGATGACCTTCGTGATCGGCGGCCCGCTGGGCTGGGTCGTGGCCCTGGCCGTGCCGCTGCTGATAGCGCTGACCCTGGGCATGCAGAGCTATCTGCGCCGCGCCGTGCGCACCAACATGGCCGAGCAGGCCGAGCTGCAGGGCTCCCTGGTCGAGGTGATCGAGGGGCTGGAAGACCTCAAGACCTCGGGAGCCGAGGGCCGCTTCCAGCACAGCTACGAAGTCAGCAATGCCGTGGCCGCCGAGTCGGGCCTGAAGATGCGGACCATGCATGCCTTGTCCAGCAACCTGACGATGACGCTGCAGCAGGCGATCACCCTGGTGATGCTGATCTGGGGTGTCTACCTGATCCAGGACAAGACCATCTCTTCGGGCGCCCTGATAGGCGCCATCATGTTCGCCGGCCGCGCCATCGCGCCGCTGGGCAGCGTGGTGAGCCTGGCGGCGCGCTACCAGAGCGCCCGCGCGGCCATGCAGTCCATCGACGACATGATGGCCCGCCCGGTCGAGCGCGAATCGGACAAGAACTATGTGCCGCTGACCGGCTACACCGGCCGCCTCGGCCTGCGCGAGGTGGGCTTCGCCTATCCGCCCACCGGCGGCACGCCTTCGCCCAAGGTGCTCAAGACGGTCAACATGAAGATCGACGCCGGCGAGCGCATCGCCGTGCTGGGCCGCATCGGCAGCGGCAAGTCCACCGTGCTGCGCCTGCTGGCCGGCCTCTACCAGCCCACCGAGGGCATGGTCGAGGTGGACGGCATCGACCTGCGCCAGATCGACCCGGCCGAGTTCCGCGCCAAGGTCGGCTTCGTGTCGCAGGAGCCGCGGCTGTTCCACGGCAGCTTGCGCGAGAACGTGGCCATGGGCCGCAGCGAGATCGACTCGGCCCGCCTGGTCGAGGTGGCCCGCCTGACCGGCCTGGACCGCGTGGTGGCCTCCCATCCGCAGGGCTGGGACCTGCCGGTCGGCGAGATGGGCAGCCTGCTGTCCGGCGGCCAGCGCCAGATGGTGGCCCTGGCCCGCGCCCTGGTGAACCGGCCGCAACTGCTCTTGATGGACGAGCCCACCAGCTCCATGGATGCGCAGAGCGAGATCCTGTTCCTGCGCCAGCTGCGCGAGGCGATACAGGGCTGCACCCTGATCGTCGTGACCCACCGTCCGGCCGTGCTGGAGCTGGTGAGCCGCATTGCCGTGCTGGATGCCGGCAAGCTGGTGCTGGATGGTCCGCGCGACCAGGTGCTGGCCGCGCTGTCCGGCGCCCGCCCGGCCCCGGCCGAGGCGGCCGCTTCGTCGAATCTCCATATGCATCCGGCGTCTCAGCCGGTGCAGCGTTCTCCGTCCGTCTGA
- a CDS encoding DUF1993 domain-containing protein, translating to MSISMHAASAPIFARTLNNMLTWLEAAARHAEAKKFDPSVYLGLRLAPDMLPFTRQIQICSDAAKACVGRLAGQDLPRWDDNEASLDELAERIRKTIAYVNSIPAAEVDGSEERTITVPRRQGDPLKFRGEDYLRFYALPNFFFHATTMYALLRHAGVELGKADFLGRN from the coding sequence ATGAGCATTTCGATGCATGCGGCCAGCGCCCCCATCTTCGCCCGCACCCTCAACAACATGCTGACCTGGCTGGAGGCCGCCGCCCGCCATGCCGAGGCCAAGAAGTTCGACCCCTCGGTCTACCTCGGCCTGCGCCTGGCGCCCGACATGCTGCCCTTCACCCGGCAAATCCAGATCTGCAGCGATGCCGCCAAGGCCTGCGTAGGCCGCCTGGCCGGCCAGGATCTGCCGCGCTGGGATGACAACGAGGCCTCGCTGGACGAGTTGGCCGAGCGCATCCGCAAGACCATCGCCTATGTCAATTCGATTCCGGCGGCCGAAGTTGACGGCAGCGAAGAGCGGACCATCACGGTGCCGCGCCGCCAGGGCGATCCGCTGAAGTTCCGGGGCGAGGACTATCTGCGCTTCTATGCGCTGCCGAATTTCTTCTTCCACGCGACCACGATGTACGCACTGCTGCGCCATGCGGGCGTGGAACTGGGCAAGGCCGACTTCCTCGGCCGGAACTGA
- a CDS encoding tetratricopeptide repeat protein gives MLQRARQGQFQLAELMALAQQWQAQGRIEALLQLYQNWVLASPTPYGHVACFNWGSLLGDLRRHAEAEPVYRQALALHPNFAQARLNLGHQLEHLGRTEEALAEWRWVYEAERFEAVGAEPLDLRLHALNNSARLLETERRYAESQALMRRSLELKADQGDVLQHLVHIRQKQCDWPVYQPFAEVTHNALLVNTSLLATLSATDDPVVQLMAAQRFVHEKVVKYKGPAFHLEASAKKRRDGKIKIGYLSGDLRMHAVGLLTAELFELHNRERFEVHALCWSVDDGTAQQARIRKAMDKRLPLAGVDDITAARLIAEAGIDVIVDLQGLTSGARPNILAYRPAPIQAGYLGLPATSALPGEDWIIADRFTMPPEYLPYCTEKPLYVPNCYQASDRQREVGPLPTRAQYKLPEDAFVYATFNNNHKFNEETFSAWMRTLRAVPNSVLWLLADNEWAQANMLRVAAEHGVAAERLIFAPRVAPPEYLARFTLADLVLDTFPYNAGTTASDCLWMGTPMLTRSGRSYISRMCGSLLTNVGLPDLVTFSLEEYEQRAIQIGLNPARAASYKRYLAEQGRSSKLFDIPGLVRDLEAEFEALALAARQRQPG, from the coding sequence GTGCTCCAGCGAGCCCGCCAGGGCCAGTTCCAGCTGGCCGAGCTGATGGCGTTGGCGCAACAGTGGCAGGCGCAGGGACGCATCGAGGCGCTGTTGCAGCTGTACCAGAACTGGGTGCTGGCCTCGCCGACACCCTATGGCCATGTGGCCTGCTTCAACTGGGGCTCGCTGCTGGGCGACCTGCGCCGCCATGCCGAGGCGGAGCCGGTCTACCGCCAGGCACTGGCCCTGCATCCGAACTTCGCCCAGGCGCGCCTGAACCTGGGCCACCAGCTGGAACACCTGGGCCGCACCGAAGAGGCGCTGGCGGAATGGCGCTGGGTCTACGAGGCCGAGCGCTTCGAGGCCGTGGGCGCCGAGCCGCTGGACCTGCGCCTGCATGCGCTCAACAACTCGGCCCGTTTGCTGGAGACCGAGCGCCGCTATGCCGAATCGCAGGCCCTGATGCGCCGCAGTCTGGAGCTCAAGGCCGACCAGGGCGACGTGCTCCAGCATCTGGTCCACATCCGCCAGAAGCAGTGCGACTGGCCGGTTTACCAGCCCTTCGCGGAGGTCACCCACAACGCCCTGCTGGTCAACACCTCGCTGCTGGCCACGTTGAGCGCTACCGACGATCCGGTGGTGCAGTTGATGGCGGCCCAGCGTTTCGTCCACGAGAAGGTGGTCAAGTACAAGGGTCCGGCCTTCCACCTGGAGGCCTCGGCCAAGAAGCGCCGCGACGGCAAGATCAAGATCGGCTACCTGTCGGGCGACCTGCGCATGCATGCAGTCGGCCTGCTCACGGCCGAACTGTTCGAGCTGCACAACCGCGAGCGCTTCGAGGTCCATGCCCTGTGCTGGAGCGTCGATGACGGCACGGCCCAGCAGGCCCGCATCCGCAAGGCCATGGACAAGCGCCTGCCGCTGGCCGGCGTCGACGACATCACCGCGGCGCGGCTGATCGCCGAGGCCGGCATCGACGTGATCGTCGACCTGCAAGGCCTGACCAGCGGCGCCCGGCCCAACATCCTGGCCTACCGGCCGGCGCCCATCCAGGCCGGTTACCTGGGACTGCCGGCGACCTCGGCCCTGCCGGGCGAGGACTGGATCATTGCCGACCGCTTCACCATGCCGCCGGAATACCTGCCGTACTGCACCGAAAAGCCGCTCTACGTCCCGAATTGCTACCAGGCCAGCGACCGCCAGCGCGAGGTGGGGCCGCTGCCGACCCGGGCGCAATACAAGCTGCCCGAAGACGCGTTTGTCTACGCGACCTTCAACAACAACCACAAGTTCAACGAAGAGACCTTCTCGGCCTGGATGCGCACCCTGCGCGCCGTGCCGAACAGCGTGCTGTGGCTGCTGGCGGACAACGAATGGGCCCAGGCGAACATGCTGCGCGTCGCGGCCGAGCATGGCGTTGCGGCCGAGCGTCTGATCTTCGCTCCGCGGGTGGCGCCGCCCGAGTACCTGGCCCGCTTCACCTTGGCCGACCTGGTGCTGGACACCTTCCCGTACAACGCCGGCACCACGGCCAGCGACTGCCTCTGGATGGGCACGCCCATGCTGACCCGCTCCGGCCGCAGCTACATCTCGCGCATGTGCGGCAGCCTGCTGACGAATGTCGGACTGCCGGACCTGGTCACCTTTTCGCTGGAAGAATACGAGCAGCGGGCGATACAGATCGGCCTGAATCCGGCCCGGGCGGCGTCCTACAAGCGCTACCTGGCCGAGCAGGGCCGTTCGTCCAAACTGTTTGACATTCCCGGCCTGGTGAGAGATCTTGAGGCCGAGTTCGAGGCCCTGGCCCTGGCGGCCCGCCAGCGTCAGCCGGGCTGA
- the upp gene encoding uracil phosphoribosyltransferase: MAVIEVKHPLVKHKIGLMREADISTKKFRELTGEVARLLAYEATADFPLEKTTIDCWSGPTEVDQIAGRKVTVVPILRAGLGMLDGVLDMMPNAKVSVVGLARDHETLKPVHYFERFVGQLEERTALIVDPMLATAGSMNATIDLLKRRGCKDIRALVLVAAPEGVKALGEAHPDVRCWTAAVDSHLNEQGYIIPGLGDAGDKIFGTKES, translated from the coding sequence ATGGCCGTCATCGAAGTCAAACACCCGCTGGTCAAGCACAAGATCGGCCTGATGCGCGAGGCCGACATCTCGACCAAGAAGTTCCGCGAGCTGACCGGCGAGGTGGCCCGCCTGCTGGCCTACGAGGCCACGGCCGACTTCCCGCTGGAGAAGACCACGATTGATTGCTGGAGCGGCCCGACCGAGGTGGACCAGATCGCCGGCCGCAAGGTCACCGTCGTGCCCATCCTGCGCGCCGGTCTCGGCATGCTGGACGGCGTGCTGGACATGATGCCCAACGCCAAGGTCAGTGTGGTCGGCCTGGCCCGCGATCATGAAACGCTCAAGCCGGTGCACTACTTCGAACGCTTCGTCGGCCAGCTGGAAGAGCGCACGGCCCTGATCGTCGACCCGATGCTGGCCACGGCCGGCTCCATGAACGCCACCATCGACCTGCTCAAGCGCCGCGGCTGCAAGGACATCCGTGCGCTGGTGCTGGTCGCTGCGCCCGAGGGCGTCAAGGCCCTGGGCGAAGCCCATCCGGATGTGCGCTGCTGGACCGCGGCCGTCGACAGCCACCTGAACGAGCAGGGCTACATCATTCCGGGCCTGGGCGACGCCGGCGACAAGATCTTCGGTACCAAGGAGTCCTGA
- a CDS encoding chromate transporter, with protein sequence MHQVDLLQMFLHFLGLSLLSIGGAISTAPEMHRYLVGEQHWLSDTTFTNSIALAQAAPGPNILFVAVLGWNIAGPLGAAVAMAGMMLPSTTLVLIATRWARDNRERLAVKAFSAGMAPLTLGLIVATGWLLALPYLADPAHRVATLVLVAATVLITLKTRISLVWLVLGGGVLGAVGVV encoded by the coding sequence ATGCACCAGGTCGACCTGCTGCAGATGTTCCTGCACTTCCTGGGCCTGTCCCTGCTGTCCATAGGCGGGGCGATCTCGACCGCGCCCGAGATGCACCGCTACCTGGTCGGCGAACAGCATTGGCTGTCTGACACCACGTTCACCAATTCCATCGCCCTGGCCCAGGCCGCGCCGGGGCCCAACATCCTTTTCGTCGCCGTGCTGGGCTGGAACATTGCCGGGCCGCTGGGCGCTGCCGTGGCCATGGCCGGCATGATGCTTCCCTCGACCACCCTGGTGCTGATCGCCACACGATGGGCCCGCGACAACCGCGAGCGCCTCGCGGTCAAGGCCTTCAGCGCCGGCATGGCGCCGCTGACGCTGGGCCTGATCGTCGCCACCGGCTGGCTGCTGGCCCTGCCCTACCTGGCCGATCCGGCCCATCGCGTAGCCACCCTGGTGCTTGTGGCTGCCACCGTGCTGATCACACTAAAGACGCGGATCAGCCTGGTCTGGCTGGTGCTGGGCGGTGGCGTGTTGGGCGCAGTGGGCGTGGTCTAA
- a CDS encoding D-2-hydroxyacid dehydrogenase family protein, with translation MNIIILDDYQDAVRKLRCAAKLDHLQAKVFTNTVKGIGQLSVRLRDAEVLVLVRERTQFPRQLLEKLPKLKLISQTGRVGPHIDVEACTRLGIAVAEGVGSPVAPAELTWALIMASMRRLPQYIGNLKHGAWQQAGLKAASMPANFGIGMQMRGKTLGIWGYGKIGEMVAGYGRAFGMQVQIWGSEASRLRASADGHQVAESREAFFEQCDVLCLHLRLVDATRGIVTLEDLSRMKPTSLFVNTSRAELVAEGALVSALNRGRPGMAAIDVFESEPILQGHPLLRLENAVCTPHIGYVEQDSYELYFDAAFENVLNFVKGEPTHIVNPDALRVLR, from the coding sequence ATGAACATCATCATCCTCGACGACTACCAGGACGCCGTGCGCAAGCTGCGCTGCGCGGCCAAGCTGGACCATCTGCAGGCCAAGGTCTTCACCAATACGGTCAAGGGCATTGGCCAGCTGTCGGTGCGGCTGCGCGATGCCGAGGTGCTGGTGCTGGTGCGCGAGCGCACCCAGTTTCCGCGCCAGCTGCTGGAGAAGCTGCCCAAGCTCAAGCTGATCTCGCAGACCGGCCGTGTCGGGCCCCACATCGACGTGGAAGCCTGCACGCGGCTGGGTATCGCCGTGGCCGAGGGCGTGGGCTCGCCGGTGGCGCCGGCCGAGCTGACCTGGGCCTTGATCATGGCCTCGATGCGGCGCCTGCCGCAGTACATAGGCAACCTCAAGCATGGCGCCTGGCAGCAGGCCGGGCTCAAGGCCGCGTCCATGCCGGCGAATTTCGGCATAGGCATGCAGATGCGGGGCAAGACGCTGGGCATCTGGGGCTACGGCAAGATCGGCGAGATGGTGGCCGGCTATGGCCGTGCCTTCGGCATGCAGGTGCAGATCTGGGGCAGCGAAGCCTCGCGGCTGCGCGCCAGCGCCGATGGCCACCAGGTGGCCGAGAGCCGCGAAGCCTTCTTCGAGCAATGCGACGTGCTGTGCCTGCATCTGCGCCTGGTCGATGCCACGCGGGGCATCGTCACGCTGGAAGACCTGTCGCGGATGAAGCCGACCTCGCTGTTCGTCAACACCTCGCGCGCCGAACTGGTGGCCGAGGGCGCCCTGGTCTCGGCCCTGAACCGCGGCCGCCCCGGCATGGCCGCCATCGACGTGTTCGAGAGCGAGCCCATCCTGCAGGGCCATCCGCTGCTGCGGCTGGAGAACGCGGTCTGCACACCCCACATCGGCTACGTGGAGCAGGACAGCTACGAGCTCTACTTCGATGCCGCCTTCGAGAACGTGCTGAACTTCGTCAAGGGCGAGCCCACCCACATCGTCAATCCAGACGCACTCAGGGTGCTGCGCTGA
- a CDS encoding diguanylate cyclase yields the protein MRLIQGLLAVLLLIALLPLSHAVDVDPLPPGPLGLQARSLVETGPVLDLAGAEEALRQGRFQPGRRQVLADGLGARSVWQQLELNNPRSQTLSLRLVAGMTWVDHVDVYLRRPDGSLLSWHTGDELPGAEHAVPGLGQVFELALPPGRSQLFVRAETPDPMLVPLQLLSERDQMRMERIQNYGYGLLYGFLFALMAYNAVLYVGLRARSHLYYSLYLLSFICVNLSYTGHGHAWIWPEQPGFQRYVILSLMVVFGVCGLLFANRFLDTRAEAPRVWRAMRGLQWVGLLGMVLLAAVDAHEPAVWFSFGFLACVTVIVVALGLWSCRRRQSAAGYFLAAALCGMGGTLATILSVWGGLPMNELSFHAIDLGLMVEATLFALALAARMRYQERARESAERLARIDPLTGLLNRRAFDEQAQGPFSTAERSSRPLCVLMLDVDHFKAINDGHGHDAGDAVLVAVGELLRQSCRAGDLLTRWGGEEFLLLLPETGVEQGLLLAERIRSSVAARPIRHQAHELAVSLSLGVAGLKPAQSLASLIQDADGALYRAKAEGRNRSCVA from the coding sequence ATGCGCCTGATCCAAGGTCTGCTGGCCGTTCTGCTGCTGATCGCGCTGCTGCCGCTGTCGCACGCAGTCGATGTAGACCCCTTGCCGCCTGGCCCGCTGGGCCTGCAGGCGCGCAGCCTGGTCGAGACCGGTCCGGTGCTGGACCTGGCCGGCGCCGAGGAGGCGCTGCGCCAGGGCCGCTTCCAGCCGGGCCGGCGCCAGGTGCTGGCCGATGGTCTGGGCGCGCGCTCGGTCTGGCAGCAGCTGGAACTGAACAATCCCCGCAGCCAGACGCTGAGCCTGCGCCTGGTGGCCGGCATGACCTGGGTGGACCATGTGGACGTCTACCTGCGTAGGCCCGACGGCAGCCTGCTGAGCTGGCACACCGGCGACGAATTGCCCGGCGCCGAGCACGCCGTACCCGGCCTCGGCCAGGTGTTCGAGCTGGCGCTGCCGCCGGGGCGCAGCCAGCTGTTCGTGCGGGCCGAGACGCCCGACCCCATGCTGGTGCCGCTGCAGTTGCTGAGCGAGCGCGACCAGATGCGCATGGAGCGGATACAGAACTACGGCTACGGCCTGCTCTACGGATTCCTGTTCGCGCTGATGGCCTACAACGCCGTGCTCTACGTCGGCCTGCGGGCGCGCAGCCACCTCTACTACTCGCTCTACCTGCTCAGCTTCATCTGCGTGAACCTGAGCTACACCGGCCACGGCCATGCCTGGATCTGGCCCGAGCAGCCGGGCTTCCAGCGCTATGTGATCCTGTCGCTGATGGTGGTCTTCGGCGTCTGCGGCCTGCTGTTCGCCAACCGATTCCTGGACACGCGCGCCGAGGCGCCACGGGTCTGGCGGGCGATGCGCGGCCTGCAATGGGTTGGCCTGCTGGGCATGGTCCTGCTGGCAGCCGTCGATGCCCATGAGCCGGCCGTCTGGTTCTCGTTCGGCTTCCTGGCCTGTGTCACGGTGATCGTCGTGGCCCTGGGCCTGTGGTCCTGCAGGAGGCGCCAGAGCGCGGCCGGCTACTTCCTCGCCGCCGCGTTGTGCGGCATGGGCGGCACGCTCGCGACCATCCTGTCGGTGTGGGGCGGCCTGCCCATGAACGAGCTGAGCTTTCACGCCATCGACCTGGGCCTGATGGTCGAGGCCACGCTGTTCGCCCTGGCCCTGGCGGCTCGCATGCGCTACCAGGAGCGGGCCCGCGAAAGTGCGGAGCGGCTGGCGCGCATCGATCCGCTGACCGGCCTCTTGAACCGCCGCGCCTTCGACGAGCAGGCCCAGGGTCCGTTCAGTACCGCCGAGCGCAGCAGCCGGCCGCTGTGCGTGCTGATGCTGGACGTGGATCACTTCAAGGCCATCAACGACGGCCATGGCCACGATGCCGGCGACGCCGTGCTGGTAGCCGTCGGCGAACTGCTCAGGCAGAGCTGCCGGGCCGGTGATCTGCTGACGCGCTGGGGTGGCGAGGAATTCCTGCTGCTGCTGCCCGAGACCGGGGTGGAGCAGGGCCTGCTGCTGGCGGAGCGGATCCGCTCTTCGGTGGCGGCCCGCCCGATCCGCCATCAAGCCCATGAGCTGGCGGTGAGCCTCAGCCTGGGCGTGGCCGGACTGAAGCCGGCGCAGTCGCTGGCCAGCCTGATCCAGGATGCCGATGGCGCGCTCTACCGCGCCAAGGCCGAGGGCCGCAACCGCAGCTGCGTGGCTTAG
- a CDS encoding chromate transporter, translated as MDGPAAAARAQPSGPAALFWAFTRLALQGFGGVLAVAQRELVERLGWLSKAEFVELLAIAQVLPGPNVVNISLMIGDRFFGLRGAFAALAGMFALPCVIVLSLTAASAQLLAHPAMAGALRGMGAVAAGLILATGLKLMGSLRSSVLGRAASLALAVATVAAIAGLRWPLIWVVLGLGGLGMLMAWRRIRALEQERP; from the coding sequence ATGGACGGCCCGGCGGCCGCCGCACGGGCGCAACCGTCCGGGCCGGCGGCCCTGTTCTGGGCCTTCACGCGGCTGGCCCTGCAGGGCTTCGGCGGCGTGCTGGCGGTGGCCCAGCGCGAGCTGGTCGAAAGACTGGGCTGGCTGAGCAAGGCCGAGTTTGTCGAGCTGCTGGCCATCGCCCAGGTGCTGCCCGGCCCCAATGTGGTCAACATTTCGCTGATGATCGGTGACCGCTTCTTCGGCTTGCGCGGCGCTTTCGCGGCCCTGGCCGGCATGTTCGCCCTGCCCTGCGTCATCGTGCTTTCGCTGACCGCGGCCTCCGCCCAGCTGCTGGCCCATCCGGCCATGGCCGGCGCGCTGCGCGGCATGGGCGCCGTGGCCGCCGGGCTGATCCTGGCCACCGGCCTCAAGCTGATGGGCAGCCTGCGCAGCAGCGTGCTGGGCCGCGCCGCCTCGCTGGCCCTGGCCGTGGCCACGGTGGCCGCGATTGCCGGCCTTCGCTGGCCGCTGATCTGGGTGGTGCTGGGCCTGGGCGGCCTGGGCATGCTGATGGCCTGGCGGCGGATCCGCGCCCTCGAGCAGGAGCGGCCCTGA